The following are from one region of the Chromatiales bacterium 21-64-14 genome:
- a CDS encoding bifunctional proline dehydrogenase/L-glutamate gamma-semialdehyde dehydrogenase has product MPIVLEEPSLEDPSRASLRAAYLADEQACVAPLLTAAVIDAAAAARVAGRAQALALGARARGRRAGSVDAFLHEYDLSSQEGILLMCLAEALLRIPDPGTQERLIQDKLARGHWDAHLGHSRSLLVNAGTWGLLLTGRIVVLDEGTRADPARALERLLVRGGGKVLRLALRHAIGILARQFVVGRDMEEALARSREPAQRGLRFSYDCLGEAARGAADAERYLKAYRGALSAIAAAGPAPTDPVAGPGISVKLSALHPRYQFSQRPRVHRELIPRLRALVVEARAAGIAVSLDAEEAERLELLLDVFGAVFHGPELDGWEGLGMAVQAYQKRARPVLAWLAEQAQRAGRRIPVRLVKGAYWDSEIKRAQELGFDGYPVFTRKAATDVSYLACARDLLDRPDVFYPQFATHNAHTVAYILEAAGTRRDFEFQRLHGMGEELYQALAEDIGEGVACRVYAPVGGHEALLPYLMRRLLENGANTSFVNRLVDEAAPIDQVIADPVVRLTQVGFQPNPRTPPPPDLYGAERRNARGMDLADPVVLQTLRDSLETAAAVSWQAAPLIGGEMGNDTPRPVRDPADRRRVVGTVVEADGAAVAAALARASTAAPDWDLCGADTRAACLERAADQFEAHAAELVYLCVREGGRTVPDALAEVREAVDYCRYYALCARRDFGVPRVLPGPTGEDNQLHLRGRGVFACISPWNFPLAIFTGQIAAALASGNAVLAKPARQTPLVACHAIRLLHKAGVPADVLQFLPGSGVAIGAQLLSDPRLAGIAFTGSTETAWTLQQRLAERRGPIVPLIAETGGQNAMIVDSSALVEQVVADVLTSAFNSAGQRCSALRVVFIQEEMAERLLDLLAQAMDELRIGDPARLDTDVGPLIDAAAVEGLQAHVARMDRESRLCRALALPPECGHGSYFAPRLYEIPNLALLDREVFGPILHAVRYPAGALDQVIDAINATGYGLTLGVHTRIDATWERVRERARAGNLYVNRNMIGAVVGVQPFGGEGLSGTGPKAGGPHYLHRFALERTVSINTAAAGGNAGLLSLTDE; this is encoded by the coding sequence ATGCCCATAGTCCTCGAAGAACCTTCCCTGGAAGATCCCAGCCGCGCCTCCCTGCGGGCCGCCTACCTGGCCGATGAGCAGGCCTGCGTTGCTCCGCTGTTGACAGCCGCGGTGATCGACGCCGCGGCCGCGGCGCGGGTCGCCGGGCGCGCGCAGGCGTTGGCGCTGGGCGCGCGCGCCCGTGGACGCCGCGCCGGCAGCGTGGACGCCTTTCTGCACGAGTACGACCTCTCCTCCCAGGAGGGCATCCTGCTCATGTGTCTGGCAGAGGCGTTGCTGCGCATCCCCGACCCCGGGACCCAGGAGCGCCTGATCCAGGATAAGTTGGCCCGCGGCCACTGGGACGCACACCTGGGACACAGCCGGTCGCTGCTGGTGAACGCGGGCACTTGGGGCCTGCTCCTGACCGGGCGCATCGTCGTACTGGACGAGGGCACCCGCGCCGACCCCGCGCGTGCCCTGGAGCGGCTGCTGGTGCGTGGGGGCGGCAAGGTCCTGCGCCTCGCGTTGCGCCACGCCATCGGGATCCTGGCACGTCAGTTCGTGGTGGGCCGCGACATGGAGGAGGCCTTGGCGCGCAGCCGTGAGCCGGCGCAGCGCGGGCTGCGGTTTTCCTATGACTGTTTGGGTGAAGCGGCGCGTGGCGCAGCGGATGCCGAACGTTACTTGAAGGCCTACCGCGGCGCGCTGTCCGCGATCGCCGCCGCCGGGCCGGCGCCCACGGATCCCGTTGCGGGCCCCGGAATCTCCGTCAAGCTCTCGGCTTTGCATCCCCGCTACCAGTTTTCCCAGCGCCCGAGGGTGCATCGGGAACTGATCCCGCGGCTGCGCGCCCTGGTGGTGGAGGCCCGCGCTGCGGGCATTGCGGTGAGCCTGGACGCGGAGGAAGCCGAACGCCTGGAACTGCTGCTGGATGTGTTCGGCGCCGTGTTCCACGGGCCGGAGCTGGACGGTTGGGAAGGCTTAGGTATGGCGGTGCAGGCCTACCAGAAGCGTGCCCGGCCGGTGCTGGCATGGTTGGCGGAACAGGCGCAGCGCGCCGGACGCCGTATCCCCGTGCGCCTGGTCAAGGGCGCGTATTGGGACAGCGAGATCAAGCGCGCCCAGGAGTTGGGGTTCGACGGCTACCCGGTGTTCACCCGCAAGGCGGCCACGGACGTCTCGTATCTGGCGTGTGCCCGCGATCTCCTGGATCGTCCCGACGTCTTCTATCCGCAGTTCGCCACCCACAACGCCCACACGGTGGCCTACATCCTCGAGGCCGCGGGCACGCGCCGGGATTTCGAGTTCCAGCGCTTGCACGGAATGGGCGAGGAATTGTATCAAGCCCTTGCAGAGGATATCGGGGAGGGAGTGGCGTGCAGGGTCTACGCCCCGGTGGGGGGTCATGAGGCACTGCTTCCTTATCTGATGCGGCGCCTGCTGGAGAACGGCGCCAACACCTCCTTTGTCAACCGGTTGGTGGACGAGGCGGCGCCCATCGACCAGGTGATCGCCGATCCGGTGGTGCGGCTCACCCAGGTGGGGTTTCAGCCGAACCCCCGCACGCCCCCACCACCGGATCTCTACGGGGCGGAGCGGCGCAACGCCCGCGGCATGGACCTGGCCGACCCCGTCGTGCTACAGACTTTGCGTGACAGTCTGGAAACCGCCGCCGCGGTGTCGTGGCAGGCGGCACCCCTGATAGGCGGGGAAATGGGGAACGACACGCCGCGCCCGGTGCGCGATCCGGCGGATCGGCGCCGCGTGGTGGGCACGGTTGTAGAGGCGGACGGGGCGGCGGTGGCCGCGGCGTTGGCGCGCGCATCCACCGCCGCGCCGGACTGGGATCTGTGTGGCGCCGACACCCGGGCGGCGTGCCTGGAACGTGCCGCGGACCAGTTCGAGGCGCACGCCGCGGAACTGGTCTATTTGTGCGTGCGGGAGGGCGGCCGCACCGTGCCCGATGCCCTGGCAGAGGTGCGCGAGGCGGTGGACTATTGCCGATACTACGCACTGTGCGCACGGCGTGACTTCGGTGTGCCGCGCGTGCTTCCGGGTCCCACCGGCGAAGATAACCAGTTGCACCTGCGCGGGCGCGGCGTATTCGCCTGCATCAGCCCCTGGAACTTTCCCTTGGCTATCTTCACCGGCCAGATCGCCGCGGCGCTGGCCTCCGGCAACGCGGTGCTCGCCAAGCCCGCCCGGCAGACGCCCCTGGTTGCGTGTCATGCGATCCGCCTGCTGCACAAGGCGGGGGTGCCAGCGGACGTTTTGCAGTTCCTCCCCGGTAGCGGCGTGGCCATCGGCGCACAACTGCTATCCGACCCGCGGCTCGCGGGCATCGCGTTCACCGGTTCTACGGAAACGGCCTGGACGTTGCAGCAACGGCTAGCCGAGCGCCGCGGCCCCATCGTACCGCTGATCGCGGAAACCGGCGGGCAGAACGCCATGATCGTGGACAGCTCCGCCCTGGTGGAGCAGGTGGTAGCCGATGTCCTCACCTCCGCGTTCAACAGCGCCGGGCAACGCTGCTCGGCGTTGAGGGTGGTATTCATACAGGAGGAGATGGCGGAGCGGTTACTGGATCTGCTTGCCCAGGCCATGGACGAATTGCGCATCGGCGATCCGGCGCGGCTCGACACCGACGTCGGTCCGCTCATCGACGCCGCGGCCGTGGAAGGCCTGCAAGCCCACGTGGCGCGCATGGATCGAGAGAGCCGATTGTGCCGCGCATTGGCGTTGCCGCCGGAGTGTGGACACGGCAGTTACTTCGCGCCACGCCTCTACGAGATCCCGAACCTGGCCCTGTTGGACCGCGAAGTGTTTGGACCGATCCTGCATGCCGTCCGCTATCCGGCCGGGGCCCTGGATCAAGTGATCGACGCCATCAATGCCACTGGCTACGGGCTGACCCTGGGCGTACACACGCGCATCGATGCTACCTGGGAGCGGGTGCGCGAGCGCGCCCGCGCCGGCAACCTCTATGTGAACCGCAACATGATCGGCGCCGTAGTCGGCGTGCAGCCCTTCGGTGGCGAAGGCCTCTCCGGCACCGGCCCCAAGGCCGGCGGCCCCCACTACCTGCACCGATTCGCGCTGGAGCGCACGGTAAGCATCAACACCGCCGCGGCAGGTGGCAACGCCGGATTGTTATCGCT
- a CDS encoding signal peptidase II, which yields MASVKRLALVLLVLFACVGCDQVTKYAAQRFLTPGTVITLADGAVRLQYVENTGAFLSLGAGLSDRLRYLAFTVATSVVLGVIASYLLLSRNLGRSSAFACSLILAGGISNVMDRVLHGGAVVDFLNVGIGRLRTGIFNVADVAIVVGALTLLVAGVVRRGDQHCA from the coding sequence ATGGCCTCGGTGAAAAGACTTGCGCTCGTCCTTTTGGTCCTGTTCGCCTGCGTCGGGTGTGACCAGGTGACCAAGTATGCGGCACAGCGATTCCTGACGCCGGGTACGGTGATCACCCTTGCGGATGGTGCCGTAAGGCTGCAGTACGTGGAGAATACCGGGGCGTTCCTGAGTCTTGGAGCGGGTCTTTCGGACCGCCTCCGTTATCTGGCATTTACGGTAGCGACATCGGTCGTGCTGGGGGTAATCGCCAGCTACCTGCTCCTGTCGCGAAACCTCGGACGGTCGTCCGCTTTCGCTTGCTCATTGATCCTGGCCGGCGGCATCAGTAACGTCATGGACCGGGTATTGCACGGGGGCGCGGTAGTCGATTTTCTCAATGTAGGCATCGGCCGCTTGCGAACCGGGATATTCAATGTCGCGGACGTGGCGATCGTCGTGGGTGCGCTGACGTTGTTGGTGGCCGGGGTCGTCCGGCGTGGTGACCAGCACTGCGCTTGA